The window AATCTGACAAGCTATTAAAGCTTCAGGTCGACATAGGCGAAGATAAACCTAGGCAAATCGTTGCAGGACTTGCAAAATTCTACTCACCTGAAGAATTGGTTGGGAGAAAAGTCTGTGTTGTTGCAAACCTTCAACCGGCAAAATTGTTTGGAACATTATCAGAAGGTATGGTTCTTGCAACAGGCAAATCCGGCGCATTATTGTCTCCGGATGAAAACGGAAAAGTAGGCGAAAGAATTCAATAATTAGATTAAAATGCCAGAATCTGTCCTAGTAAATAAAGCCGAGACCTTTTTAAAAGAAATATCAAATGATTCAATTAGTCTTGAGAATATTGAAGATTTTGATAATTTCAAAAATCTCTATTTTAAGCTAGATGACAGACTGGACACCTTACAAAGCCTTAAAGATGATATGGATGCACAGGGATACACCACTCCTTTCACATCCTTAAGCAAATACGGCACAAAATCCGTTGGCGATGTGGATATGGGGGAGATTGCTGAAAGCAGCCGCCATAATAAGATATTTAGAATGAAGGCAAACGCCAAGAAAAATATTCTTGACAGGGTAAAATCAGCTATTGACTCACATAAAATCGCAATCGGAAATCTCGAACAGTTCGGATACGTTAAATGCAATTCATGCTATAAGAAGTATTCCATGAGCGAATATAAACAGATGGATGCAAGATGCAGCTGCTCAAGCACAGGATTTACATTTAAAATAAAAAAAGAGGCAACACATAGAATAGAAATAATTCCGTACCTGCCCCTGTCCGGAAACTATATGGTTCTCAGAAGCGAACTTGGAGCCAGCGGCAGAGACTCCTTAAAGCAGGTTTTAAACATTCTAAAACAGGAACGCAGAGGAGTAGTTAAAACAATAGCTCTCGTCATCCGGTTCAGAGATAAAAACAACCGTCTGATTAGAAAAAACATCACATTGGATTCCGAATATATAAATGACTATGAGGATGAAGTCAGAAGGATTTATGGAAAGGATGTAAGGATAGAGGCTTTGAGGTTTCACAGAACAAAACCGGCAATCATCGACGATAAGCACGCCCGAACAGCACTGGCCATCGCTTATGTAAGATACGGCAATGAGATAATAGAAAACATTAAGGATGAAATTTTAAAGAGAAGGCTGACAGATTTCAAGCGTATCAACAGATACGACGAAATCCTGGACAAATATAAAAATGAGATTCCCGACTTCATAGACCCTTACGATACTGAAGCTATTGACAGATGGAGAAACAATCAGATTAACGAGAATTTCAGGCGCCTTGGTTTTTATGACCGATTCGGAAATATAAAAAGGTCTCTTAGCCGCGATTTGAAGGTACGGGAAAATATCTTTAAAAACATATTGAAAAACATTGCCTCTACCCTGATTTTATGGGACATCTTCAGATATTATCTTACAACATCCAACAATTCACGTAAAATCGACATCGGCCCATTTCCATATATCCGGGTGGAACTGGACAGGGAACAGAGAAAAGTATTCCAGACAACACATGCAAAAGTAATAGAAACCCTAAACGAATTTACCTCTATTAAGATAATTCCTGTTTATGAAATGGACCTTCTGTTATACGAGAAATTCAAATTTGAAAAACTCATCAAAAACTCCAATATCAAGTTTAACAGTGTTGCTCTTGGAGCAGCTTTAATAAATGAAAATTCAGATATTGATTTGGAAATCATCAGCAACGCGTTTAACATTAACGAATCAAGAGTTAAAAAGGAATTAAAAAACATCGACAATATCAGAAATCCGAAAAGCGACAAATCTAAGAAATTCCTGGATTTAATTAAGAAATAGTGATTATATGGATGAGGAAACAACGACAATTCATATTACAAAGGCCCTG of the Methanobrevibacter sp. genome contains:
- a CDS encoding DUF530 domain-containing protein produces the protein MPESVLVNKAETFLKEISNDSISLENIEDFDNFKNLYFKLDDRLDTLQSLKDDMDAQGYTTPFTSLSKYGTKSVGDVDMGEIAESSRHNKIFRMKANAKKNILDRVKSAIDSHKIAIGNLEQFGYVKCNSCYKKYSMSEYKQMDARCSCSSTGFTFKIKKEATHRIEIIPYLPLSGNYMVLRSELGASGRDSLKQVLNILKQERRGVVKTIALVIRFRDKNNRLIRKNITLDSEYINDYEDEVRRIYGKDVRIEALRFHRTKPAIIDDKHARTALAIAYVRYGNEIIENIKDEILKRRLTDFKRINRYDEILDKYKNEIPDFIDPYDTEAIDRWRNNQINENFRRLGFYDRFGNIKRSLSRDLKVRENIFKNILKNIASTLILWDIFRYYLTTSNNSRKIDIGPFPYIRVELDREQRKVFQTTHAKVIETLNEFTSIKIIPVYEMDLLLYEKFKFEKLIKNSNIKFNSVALGAALINENSDIDLEIISNAFNINESRVKKELKNIDNIRNPKSDKSKKFLDLIKK